Below is a genomic region from Henckelia pumila isolate YLH828 chromosome 3, ASM3356847v2, whole genome shotgun sequence.
accggttatccggctgttgctttttttgtatgtgtatttggcaataggtggggcaggaccaagtcagaaaaggcatggttagcttcgagggaaagatgtagaagtgagactcggtttagaagtcgtgtcggcatgtctacctagtttatgttagaacatgtgtAGATCttgaacttcgttgtttatgttgtatcgattatgcgagctcCTCGATTTCATGTTATTTCCATATGCGTAGGTTTAtcgactctagaacttcatgtattaattggagatagtatgttttgatgcatgattgtatattgaatgtgTGAGATTGAGTTTCAGCTAGCTCCTGCTGTTCCTTTTTGCCCTGTTTCTatcctcgctcgatctgcaagatcttgtggatcgagcgagagaaaacgTTCAGTCCTCTGTTTTAGgatttttgtggctcgctcgatccgcaagatcttgcggatcgagcgagggctgtttTGCCTCGGATAGAGGCTTGatattttggctcgctcgatctgcaagatcttgcagatcgagcggagcactgttcatttttttttaaaaaaaaattttattgcttttaatcttggttcttgattgcctaattgttgtttaataccgagattagttgtttagaaccgaggtctcacacatgctctgataccaaaaatgtagtgaccctacatggaatcacctactaactggcaactaatagcatgcattaaacttaatacagcaaaatacttagcagagtaaaacgtgcagaaacataaccataatttacatatcagcttagtaaaataagtCCAAGCTTAAAtctatagtgatacaaccaaatcgaaaatcttaaaagtaaacattatacaactatatcgaatcctgctgtataactaACTCTTCAAGGcccctgctccctagtcctgccttgaactaccagcttcgtccatcctgcgacctgcctcgtggaatagggtgttcaagATAACAATTAGGaagtgagcgctaacgcccagtacatagacatgagcaaacatatgtatataatgcatgcaacatgatgactggtaaaggatcatccgaaaagtcatgctcagtaccggctccacatgagtgctgtcaccgcacggatcaacctctgggtgcaaccacactcgtctagtacaccagagtagacagacataaatgcccccgccgtcgcggtactctcagtgacagactatcgagtatagagctgagcggctctataatcaggtataacaaggtataggctcaacgtgtatatgcacatgacatatgaatatggaaaacgataaatcatacatcatgccatatattaatgccaaataaatgcaatatataaacatgtatactcgctggcaatctcagtcaatgtgtacgtacttaacaccgaagtctgaataagctggaaaaagacaacccttagctgtcctaggtcaactcccgaccTGACCTGGTCTCAAGCTTGACCCAAACTGTTctcttggtccgaccccgagctcttccttcccAAGCTATTCCTTCCAGaattcccgagctactctttcccgagctcccgagctactctttttcgggcaaagatatgaagtgagatggaagtgatgtgtaaaataactgaatccccagctcctatttatagacaaatatttggggcgatcgggattcttgagctgacgtcgagacgtccgagctcctataagcacgccacgtatcagatgcttgagctgagtcactaccattattgacagctcatgcttaggcgccaactgtcattcatgcaagcgtccacacaccttcctgcctgtcctggagggttcgggcttccctaatagcagttcgggattcctAACAGCAGGTCGAGATTCCTtaatagcagttcgggattccctagcagcttTTCAAACTTCCTTAATAACGAAATTCCCTAACAGACTAACAGCAGAATTCCCTAGCTGTAGAATCCCTAGCAAGAGAATTCCCTAGCTAAAGAATCCCTAGCTGTATaatccctagctgctcatgtttccctagctgctcatatttccctagctgctcatgtttccctagctgctcatcaGTTCAGCAGTTAAGACTggacccttaatcatgattatcatattattatcttaaaatgaaataTGGGTTACTACAAGAATCACGACTTTGAAACCGATCGAcggaagaacaaggtttgtgacttgttagccttgaagaATGAGAAGagtatgagcagattttgattgtgttcttgttgtgcagctatatcagatttgaagagctttgaaaccaagtttgaatggtataagacaaccttagaAAAAGGGCTTTGAatattcaagaggtttttcTTGAATGCCCTTTCAAAACCAAatactatgtgcttatatgtgttgtatttgcacatttacttgcttgtttgacttagcttattattagttggcttttattcttatgcttctagactttgatgcattcatattgagccaacaaCCCTTTGAGATTTTAAATGGCAGATTTGCCAAAAGAATATGGGCGTTTGGATATATATCAAGGAACTTAGGAGATAGATCGATTCCTATTAttagaaacttgatatagtatgCTAAAGTCCGAGAAAAGAGCTCaacgccaccccgaaagggagagtaggtgggagatttgttgtgttcttcttccctgggatcccaagaaccgatatagaacttgatagcagatttttaagtcatgcattgctatagattggtttaatgcttgttgagatgtttatatGAGTATTTCCTTAAACtctatgatatgcatgatatagttgTTTTATACTAGGATTCAATTCTCATCAgagatatccggctatttctatgtttgtatgtgtgcatgggaatagatgggGCGAGCACAGGACAAAGAAGGTTGTAAGAAGAACGAGATCAAGTGTAGCATGTGGTGAACTCGGGTTTATGTAGTAGAGTtgatgtcaacctttgtatctagatcttgtatatgttttgttataaacacttactcataaagacttgtatgtttgtcaagAACAAGAGTATGTAAGATCTTGTCGGTTGTATATCAAGTTCTATGTTTTGTTGCTTGGTTCACTCATAGTTATGCATGTTTTTGCTTAGATTTTGAAGCATGTATCATGTTTGAAAGGTTAGATGTTGTTTAAGATTCAAAACAGGGGCAAAGGAACCATTTTTCAGCTCTTTGGAAGCCAAATCAGAGggtcaggcgcgcccgcccagcccagaggcgtggccgcgcctaaccaaggcactTTGGGTGCCCTGGCCCGAGCCTTAGGCCTGCCCGCGCGTCaagttttctaaaaaaaaaataaataaataaaaatttgttgatcttttgcgacgtgtttttgcgtcgccaaatctatggttttgcgtcgccaaatgtcctgtattatttatttgatttttaagcgGATTGATATTctgattgaatatttcttgttattaattgccctttaagatgagattagcacccgaggtccccacactgcTTATGTCCTCAGTCGTGAGGGCATAAGCTTCTGCTCTTGAAAAAGGAGTTGAGGGTGTTGACTCTTCTCCATGGCTTGGAGGAGCTGGAAAATGGCCCGCTGGAGGAGCATCTATTCTTATGAAAAATGGTTGTAGGAATGGAAGTAGACATTGTACTAGGccattattaaataaataagagaTGTTCCTTTTTCTGTCTTTCATTTTGCTGTTATTTTGGATATTTGTGGAGACGAGATGCTTTTTCTTGATAAACTGCAACAAGAAAAACATATTGAGATAATTATATTCCCCCTAAAAGTATGCCCAAATTTTACTAAGAGAATAgaaagcatttaaataaaggaaattatatgaaatgaaatattttgtatGAATGAATTAACCAAACTCTGATTAAACTGATGAAAGAATGATCAGTTTTAAGGTTTGAAATTGGTTCAGTTTAGGTCAGACTAAACTGTTGGAAATATGCAAGGTATAAACTGagttgaaaaataattttaagttaattcaaTAAGTCCTAAAATAATTTGAAAGTAGGAAAACTTAGTCTCAGGAAGTGGTTTGGTGAAAATGTCAGCGTTTTGTTGCTCCGTTTATATATGCTCCAGTCTAATATCCTTCTTGAGTGCATGATCGCGGATAAAATGATGTCTAACTTCGATATGCTTTGTTCTTGAATGAAGAATAGGGTTGTAAGTGATTGCAATGGTACTGGTGTTATCACAATATATAGGTGATTCCTGTTCTTCAATTCCACAATCCCtgttcttcaattccataatccCTCAACTATTGTTGAATCCAGAGCAGTTGAGCATAGAAACTGCCTGCAGCTAGGTACTCAGCTTCAGTTGTAGAAGTAGCAATAGATGTTTGTTTCTTTCTAAACCATGAGATCAATCTATCCCCAAGGAACTGATATGATCCACTTGTACTTTTTCTATCCAGTTTACATCCAACATAGTCAGCATCTGAGTATCCAACTAAATTGAAGGAGTTATCTTTAGCATACCACATACCAACACTCTGAGTTTCTTTAAGATACTTCACTATCCTCTTGGAAGTGATGAAGTGTGACTGCTTTGGATTAGACTGAAATCTAGCGCATAAACAAACTGCAAACACAATGTCAGGTCTACTTGCTGTTAAATAAAGCAACGACCCGATTatgcctcgatacattgttgcATCAACTGGTATTCCCCCTTCGTCTTTGTCAAGATTAATTGATGAACCCATGGGAATAGTTGCATTTGTGCAGTTTTCCATACCAAATTTTTTGATTAATTCCTTGGTGTACTTAGTTTGGCTTATGAATATCTCATTTTCCAATTGTCTttcttgcaatccaagaaagaagtttaatTCACACATCACGCTCATCTCGAATTTTTCCTACATTAACTTAGAAAATCTTGTGCAcagtttggggttagttgacccaaagataatatcatcaacatatatttgaaatAGCAGTGTATGATCACCTTTTGTGAATTTGAATAGTGTTTTATCAACTGTGTCTATTGTAAATTCGTGGTCAAGAAGAAATTTGGTTAaggtgtcataccaagctctaggagtcTGTTTCAGTCCATATAGATCTTTGTTTACATGGTAAACATGGTGAAACTGATGGTTTGTGAATCCaggtggttgttcaacaaatacttcttcttgaagtTTGCCATTTAAGAAaacacttttgacatccatttgataaactttgaagTCTTTGAAGGATACATACGCAAGGAATATTCTTATGGCTTCCAGTCTAGCTACTGGtgcataagtctcatcatagTCAATTCCTTCCTCTTGTCTATATCCTTGAGCTACTAGTCTTGCTTTATTTCTGACTATAGTTCCTTTTTCATTGAGTTTGTTTCTGAAGACCCATCGAGTGCCAATGACTGACTGGTGTGATGGTCGTGGAACAAGATCCCAGACTGAGTTTCTAGTAAACTGATttaactcttcttgcatagatTCTATCCAACAGCTATCTGCCAAAGcatcttcaattttctttggcTCTTCTTGAGATATAAAGGCTGCATGAAGAAGTTCTTTAATCATTTGTCCTCGAGTCCTTAGTGGTGCTATAGGATTACCTATCACCGAACTGATTGGATGTTTTTTGGACCATTTCAGTCTATGTTCAGGATTAGTCTCAGTGTGCACATATTTTTCTTGGCTGATTAGACATATTGTCCTAGCCAAATTCTGTGCCTTCTATGTGTAAATGACATTCTTGATTCTCAAATTGCTGTGCTTCACCTTCTTCAACTTTATGAGTTTGGTGAGTGTCAACTGATTGATAAAAATCATGACTCTCAACTGCTTGTTCTACTAGTTCAGGTTCAGGAGTTTGAAGAGTCCAGATGAGTGGTGAAGAGTCATCCTCACTGTCATCCTCACTATTATTTTCAAGTTGAATTTCCTGAAACAAATCTGACATTTGATGAGCATTGATTGAGTTTTCAGTAGATGGATCCTCATCAAACATGACATGAACAGATTCTTCAACAGTTAGAGTTCGTTTATTGAAAACTCTATAAGCTTTACTGATTGAGGAATAACCAAGAAATATACCCTCatctgactttgcatcaaatgcagtcagatgacttttaccattgttgtgaatgtaGCATTTGcatccaaaaattttgaaataagataCATTGGGTTGTCtaccattccagatctcataaaggagtttttaaaaatttcttgcaTATCATCGATTTATTCTGAGTATAACAAGCAGTGTtcacagcttctgcccaaaacctTTGAAACACTTTAGAATCAACTAACATGGTTCTTGCAGCTTCCTTAAGAGTACGATtcctcctttctgcaacaccattttgttgtggtgttctagcTACTGAGAAttcatgcttgattccataaTGCTCTAAAAATGAGGATAAAGTTTGATTGACAAATTCGTTCCCCTGTCACTTTTGATTTTGTCAATCTTACAAGATTTTTCATTAAGAAGCCTTTTAAAAATCttgatcagttgagaaatagtttggtcttttgattttaagaaaatgacccAGGTGAATCGAGAGTAGTCATCAATAATGACAAGAGTATACTTTATTCCCCCTAAACTTGTTACTGATATTGGACCAAAGAGatccatgtgcaatagttcCAAGCATCGGGAAAAAGAGTTATAACCCTTGTTTTTAAAAGATGACCTAACTTGCTTCCCAAATTGACACGCTGAACAAAATTTGTCTTTAGAAAGAACAATTTTGGGCAGTCCTGTTACTAGCTCAAGTTTACTCAGACTAGCAATTGATTTTAAGTTGAGGTGGTTCAGTCTCTTGTGCCAAATCCAATTGCGTTTAGAATTGGAAGCTACGAGGCAAACTGATTTGCTAGAATGGTTGTTCCAACATACTTTGTATCTGTTTCCACATCTGTTTCCTGTCAAAATGATTTCACCATAAACATCTTTAACAATGCACGTTAGTTTTTTGAAATTTAACAGAGTAATCATAGCCACACATTTAACTAATGCTAATTAAGTTGTATTTCAGATTCTCTACAAGTAAGACATTTTGGACAATTATATTAccgtggataatcttacccttacccacggttttaccctTTGGGTTGTCGCCAAATGTGATTGTTGGACCATTGTACTTAGTGAGTTCAGACAGTAGCTTATcatttccagtcatgtgtctcgaacatccactgtctaagtACCATGATTCATCAGACCCTTCTTTAGCACCTATTACCTGTATTCAcaaagttgaataacttttggtACTCATATCTATTTAGGTCCACGAGTAATTAATCCTTTAGAAACCCAAACCTTGAATACGTTAAATAGTTTACCAGTTTCAGTGTTCCTATGGGTACGTACTAAATTAGGTGCTCTAGATTATGGAGTGTGATGTGCTTGTGAAACCATATGTTGTTTGCCCTTTCCTATATCCCTCAACTGCCGATATCGCTTCTGAACTGGACGTTGATTATGATAATGACCTTGGGTTCCTTTTATAGGATTAGGTTGATATGCATTAGTCCTTTTAGGTCTTTTAGCAGTTTCAACTTTAGTCTCCTGAGGATTGAAGCCAATACCAAATCTTTTTCTGTTCATCTGCTCTATTTGCTGCCAGGTCATGAGGATGGGTTTATCATCTTCATTTACCCTAACTGCTCGTACAAAGTTTATAAACTTACCTTTGCACATATTCAGTTTGGGTTGAGTACTTGATTCACCAATGTCAATTGTTTTACCATACCCTAGACCAGTTTTGTCATTCAAGGATCTCTGTAAATCATGCATTTCTACCAACAACCTCGAAAatttattccatgatcttgCTAAATCATCcatgcttttttttttctgttgtaACATTCATGATGTTGATCTTGAGTTGTTCATTCTCATTTCGGAGCACAACAATCTCTGTTTCAAGACAGTTTATCTCAACTGATTGTTTCCAAGTGGGTTCAGTTGAGGCATCTTGCAGATCCTCTTGCTTGGCTCTGACTTCATCGAATTCTatggacagttgatgatactCATTTGCCATATCATGAAGTGCTTTGATCAGTTCCTCTCTGGTAAATTCCTCAGAGCTGAAATCAAATACATGTTCGCTAGTAGATGGAAGCTCACGATCATTAGCCATGAGACACTTGACTTCTTCAATATCATCACTCGAGCTAGAAGAGTCGTTGGGTTCTTCTGATTCATTGTCCGTTTCCGCCCATTTGGCTTTGCTATCATTTGCAACCAGTGCTTCATGCTTCTTTCGTGAAGTGTACTTGGCATCTCTTGAGCTTCTCCTTTGCTCAAACTTTTTCTTCCATCTTTCTGGGGAAGTTTGCTCATCTCTCTTTGGTTTAGGACAGTCAGCTATGAAGTGTTCTATTTTTCCACAATTGAAGCAACTTCTTGGCTCTTCGACTACATCCTTCTTTTGAAAGCTTCTCTTATAAGAACCTTCCTGATTTCTTCGGATGAATTTGCCaaacttcttcacaaataaggaCATTGCATCACTGCTCAACTGTTCTGCCGTCTTTTCTGGTTGAGCAGGAGATTCGATTTTAACCGCAGTCAATGCTTTGGTCAGTTTAGAGGTAGACTGATCTTCCTCTCGAGTTTGTAGTTCAAATTCATAaggcttcagatttgcaaacaaATCATGCAGTTCCAATTTGTTCAAATCCTTCGATTCTCTCATAGCCATTGTCTTCACATCCCATTCTTTGGGAAGGCCTTGCTTAACTTTGAGAATAACTTTTCTGTTGGGATATGTCTTTCCCAGTGCATTAAGTTCAATAACAATGCCACTGACTCTTTCATCGAACTCAGACATTGATTCTCCAGATTTCATTTTTATGTTGTCAAATCTTTGAGTAGCAACAGATAGTTTATTTTCTTTAGTCTGCTCATTTCCTTCACATACTTGAATCAGtttctcccaaatttctttCCCTGTCTTGCACGTTTTGATTTTTCTAAAAGTATTCTTGTCCAGAGTCTTGTACAAGATATCTTTTGCAATATTGTCAAGATTTGCCTTCTTTTTATCTTCAGCAATCCTCTCaattcttggtttctcaatgtaCTGTGGACCACCACCAGAAAGAGCTACAGCAATGTTAACTTTGGTGATTGTGAGAGGTCCATCAGTGATGAcaaaccacatgtcatcatctaAGGCTGATAGATGCGCTTGCATGCATATCTTCCAATCATAAAAATCTTCTTTAGATAACATCGAAATTTTGCTGAATGAAGTCATTTTGATACAGTATTCAAGAGTAAGATAATaacctcgctctgataccacttgttaggatcagTTGAAAGTacagagggggggtgaatagaCTTTCAAACAGTTaagtataaaaatatttgaacttgATCGTTCTAGGAACTTAGTTCTAGACTTATCTTTTTGTCTGATGTAATTTGAGAAACAGATGTATGTGCGGAAATATGTCAAATTACAAAATTGAACACTAAAATTTTATCAGTTTGGGTAATGAAAAGATATAAGATAAACTGAAAAGACACAAGAaaatttttatggatgttcggagatttcaaatactCCTATATCACTGCTTCTTCCGcctcggaaggatatcactagaagactttgaattttacaagtaatttgcaaaaccccgatccaatttaggacttaacactgcctaaacaagaactcctagtacaacactttagtttcagtcctagactgatgaTAGAACAAaatgaatacaactcgaaatccTTAGCACAAAAGATTGATCCTTCAATGATCATAATAATACTTCGGCATtttgtgcttcgagttcctTGATAAAATCTTGAGCGTGAAAAGCTTTGAGTATTCTCGTAAAATAGCAGAGTTTTCAAAGCATGAGCGAGATGATCTTTGATCgatcaagatctctatttataccatTTGGATTGTTAACGGTcataatattcaaattgaatctTCAGATAGGGTTTTGAATTATTCCCattggatttgtcactatcaaCAACAAATTCTGGAGCCGATATAGCCCTTTGCATCGCGGCACTTCATTCTGCAAAGAATGCCAGAGTACGGAAGAACTTATCCATAAAAGGCATGGTATTTGACTGGTGAGGGGTAAACTGATGAAGTCGGTTTAGCGAGTGTAAAATAATGAAATCAGTTTAGCATCTTTGGCCAGTTGAGCGCGGTGATTGAGCGTGAAGTAGTTTAGCTCCATATATCAATTTAGCGTTTCATAGTTGCTTGAttagttttgtctttttttCGGCTTTGTAATTTTGTAGACACCAAAATTAAATTTCCCAAcagtttttttttctaaaacgaataaaataaaatacatatatgtattttgttttttataatttaatatgATATTTCAATACTCGTAAAAATGCTGAGATTTGATGAAagaagagttttttttttatttttatatttagaaataaaaatattgatatccataattaaatatttcttataataatttatttttttataatattttcccAATATGAAGTCGAACTAGTTTAGCAAAAAATTTACTATCTTAAATTTTAACCAAAATGCATTTACTTTTTTTAATGAAGATTATGAATATTTGCCCgtacaaatatatttttatagcattatattttttaaataaaataaatttatttaacaataatttttattatatatcaatattttataaatactaAATAGTCTTGgattataataaaaaacaagAAGTGGAAGAGATATTAGTGGTTATTTTGAGTAAtagttaataaaaaatatttgtttattaaatttaattatgtaGGACAAAGTGTAGGAGATGATTTTGTTAGAACCTATTGGGGaaaatttaggttctattgacaactttagcaatttaaagcgattatgcaaatacgcaagtggaagacttaaagcaatcaataataaatgcgataaataaatgcgtaatgtaaataaagcagtaaaagagataagagatgtttatggaagttcgatgataaatcgtctacgtctcctcttcttggttaaggttgattaaccaaggatccactagcacttcaaacgtcttggccttgatggctccaaggatagtcgtacaactcaacacgatcactgcgccgatacaactcaatacacttggccttaaggggtccaaggatagcctcaacaatcacacaacacacttggcttcacactcaaatGTTTACAATGatcgcacaaccaactcacaaatgattTTTACAAACCACTCTCGATTtttgaatatatcacacaacTCTTGATAGAacactttgatagagagaatattgcttgcaaaggagaggaGAATGAGTAGGGATTCTTCAAATGTCTTGGAATgacatctatttatagttgcaacttcggcatcgatcggaacttccgttccctgcatcggagcttccaaaatttgaattctgagaccaTGCGGGTGTATAGGATTGGAACTTTCGAtccctcatcggagcttccgatcggtgCATTAAATATGTTGTCGGTCAAAAGTCTTTCGGACAGGATCATCTGACCGCCGTTGAaaatcggaccttccgatccaagatcgttgcttccgatcgcACCActtcgttgcttccgttctgcttccGATCAATAAAAAATTGGTTGATTTATatatcggaggttccgatccctgatcggagcttccaatcgtcCCTTGTCTTCCGAAGATGCTTCTAAtcctgatcggaggttccgatctcccatcggagcttccgatcccgtagcagtaTAATTCTTCGAAATTTGTTTCTGAACTTGAATACAACTTGTTTGCAATATGATCTTTGATAGATGATAGATTGAGCCTCAATtcaacttgaaaattttaactctatAATATGCTCACTGTAAACATT
It encodes:
- the LOC140889602 gene encoding uncharacterized protein, giving the protein MTSFSKISMLSKEDFYDWKICMQAHLSALDDDMWFVITDGPLTITKVNIAVALSGGGPQYIEKPRIERIAEDKKKANLDNIAKDILYKTLDKNTFRKIKTCKTGKEIWEKLIQVCEGNEQTKENKLSVATQRFDNIKMKSGESMSEFDERVSGIVIELNALGKTYPNRKVILKVKQGLPKEWDVKTMAMRESKDLNKLELHDLFANLKPYEFELQTREEDQSTSKLTKALTAVKIESPAQPEKTAEQLSSDAMSLFVKKFGKFIRRNQEGSYKRSFQKKDVVEEPRSCFNCGKIEHFIADCPKPKRDEQTSPERWKKKFEQRRSSRDAKYTSRKKHEALVANDSKAKWAETDNESEEPNDSSSSSDDIEEVKCLMANDRELPSTSEHVFDFSSEEFTREELIKALHDMANEYHQLSIEFDEVRAKQEDLQDASTEPTWKQSVEINCLETEIVVLRNENEQLKINIMNVTTEKKKHG